One stretch of Tenacibaculum sp. MAR_2010_89 DNA includes these proteins:
- a CDS encoding endonuclease/exonuclease/phosphatase family protein, whose protein sequence is MSRNKRKNTLTVAFYNVENLFDTIDNPLTMDNDFTPKGKKKWNKNRYRHKIKKISSILPLLGAQESKYAPAIIGLVEVENAKVLKDLIRHKNLINHNYSYIHYNSPDERGIDVAMLYKNDLFTVLSSKTHPLHLSDTDGNHDYTRDLLVVKGVLNGDLVHVLVNHWPSRRDGEDKTQHKRIKAAKLVHEVIEEIKSEEKVESKFIIMGDFNDDPSSESVKKHLVTNEFYNPMYTMHKKNNGTSTFYNEWHLFDQIIISNNFDNDESSLIFSKAKIFKKPWMRIYKGKFKGSPFRTYIGPWYEGGFSDHFPVYLTFNKKSLRK, encoded by the coding sequence ATGTCTAGAAATAAACGAAAAAACACTCTTACAGTTGCTTTTTATAATGTTGAAAATTTATTTGATACCATTGATAATCCATTAACAATGGATAATGACTTTACTCCAAAAGGAAAGAAGAAATGGAATAAAAATAGATATAGACATAAAATAAAAAAAATTAGCTCAATATTACCTCTTTTAGGTGCTCAAGAATCAAAGTATGCTCCAGCTATAATTGGTTTAGTAGAAGTTGAAAATGCTAAAGTGTTGAAAGATTTAATAAGGCATAAAAATCTTATAAATCATAATTATAGTTATATACATTACAATTCACCTGATGAAAGAGGTATTGATGTTGCAATGCTATATAAGAATGACTTATTTACTGTTTTATCATCAAAAACGCATCCATTACATTTAAGCGATACTGATGGAAATCATGATTACACCAGGGATTTACTAGTGGTTAAAGGAGTTTTAAACGGTGATTTAGTGCATGTTTTAGTTAATCATTGGCCGTCAAGGAGAGATGGAGAGGATAAAACTCAACATAAAAGAATTAAGGCAGCAAAGTTAGTTCATGAAGTTATAGAAGAAATAAAGAGTGAAGAAAAAGTTGAATCTAAGTTTATTATTATGGGAGATTTTAATGATGATCCATCAAGTGAGAGTGTTAAAAAACATCTTGTAACTAATGAATTTTACAACCCTATGTATACTATGCATAAAAAAAATAATGGAACTTCAACTTTTTATAACGAATGGCACTTATTTGATCAGATAATTATATCAAATAATTTTGATAATGATGAAAGTAGCTTAATTTTTTCGAAGGCTAAAATTTTCAAGAAACCTTGGATGAGAATTTATAAAGGTAAATTTAAAGGTAGTCCCTTTAGAACATATATTGGTCCATGGTATGAAGGTGGTTTTTCAGATCATTTTCCTGTGTATTTAACTTTCAATAAAAAAAGTCTCAGAAAATAG
- the panC gene encoding pantoate--beta-alanine ligase: protein MNIFNTKLELKAFLAEQKERAKSIGFVPTMGALHQGHLSLVKRAKEKNDIAVVSIFVNPTQFDSNEDLKKYPQTLENDKELLESVACDVLFVPSVEEIYDNNISSEKFNFDGLEHEMEGKFREGHFDGVGTIVKALLEIVMPNTAYFGKKDFQQLQIVKKLAEKYDLPVKIKGRPIYREDDGLAMSSRNARLTKEHREIAPFIYKTLKKAKKKFGAKDIEELTKWVKKQFKKEPLLELEYFTIADENTLQTPKNIEAKKKYRAFIAVFAGDIRLIDNVGLK from the coding sequence ATGAATATATTTAACACAAAATTAGAATTAAAAGCGTTTTTAGCTGAACAAAAAGAAAGGGCTAAGTCAATTGGATTTGTGCCTACAATGGGTGCTTTACACCAAGGGCATTTATCACTTGTTAAAAGAGCGAAAGAAAAAAACGACATAGCTGTGGTAAGTATTTTTGTAAATCCAACTCAGTTTGATAGCAATGAAGATTTAAAAAAATACCCACAAACATTAGAGAACGACAAGGAATTACTTGAGAGTGTAGCCTGTGATGTTTTATTTGTGCCTTCAGTGGAAGAGATTTATGATAACAATATAAGCTCTGAGAAATTCAATTTTGACGGTTTGGAACATGAAATGGAAGGTAAATTTCGAGAAGGTCATTTTGACGGTGTGGGAACCATAGTAAAAGCTCTTCTTGAAATAGTAATGCCAAATACAGCTTATTTTGGAAAAAAAGATTTTCAACAACTACAAATAGTTAAAAAACTTGCAGAAAAATATGATCTTCCTGTAAAGATAAAAGGAAGACCTATTTATAGAGAAGATGATGGTTTAGCCATGAGCTCTAGAAACGCAAGGTTAACTAAAGAACATCGAGAAATAGCTCCCTTTATATACAAGACTTTAAAGAAAGCAAAGAAGAAATTTGGAGCAAAAGATATTGAAGAGTTAACAAAGTGGGTGAAAAAGCAATTTAAAAAAGAGCCTTTATTAGAGTTAGAATATTTCACTATTGCTGACGAAAATACGTTGCAAACTCCGAAAAATATCGAAGCGAAAAAGAAATACAGAGCGTTTATAGCTGTTTTTGCTGGAGATATTCGTTTGATTGATAATGTTGGATTAAAATAA
- a CDS encoding glycogen/starch synthase, with amino-acid sequence MKDKRILYVSSEVIPYLPETELSSTAFNVAKQAHSKGVQTRIFMPRFGVINERRHQLHEVIRLSGMNLIINDMDMPLIIKVASIPKERMQVYFIDNDEYFKRKAVYSDEDDQLFNDNDERMIFFAKGVIETVKKLNWAPDIIHVHGWMASLLPLYLREFYKEEPLFTESKIVTSLYNNGFKGELNNELAKKVCFDKINKDKTTVFETPNHINILKSAIENSDAIVKGSETLPNEIEDFIGNNDTKVLEFQSEENLTEAYLEFYKENVLELSE; translated from the coding sequence ATGAAGGATAAGAGAATATTATATGTTTCATCTGAGGTGATACCATATTTACCAGAAACAGAATTATCGTCAACTGCATTTAACGTTGCAAAACAAGCACATTCTAAGGGGGTTCAAACACGTATTTTTATGCCTCGTTTTGGGGTAATCAATGAACGAAGACATCAATTACATGAAGTTATTCGTTTATCTGGTATGAACTTAATCATTAACGACATGGATATGCCATTAATTATAAAAGTGGCTTCTATTCCTAAAGAACGAATGCAAGTTTACTTTATTGATAATGATGAATACTTCAAGCGTAAAGCCGTTTACTCTGATGAAGATGATCAATTATTCAATGATAATGATGAGCGTATGATCTTTTTCGCCAAAGGCGTTATTGAAACTGTAAAAAAATTAAATTGGGCACCAGACATTATTCATGTTCATGGATGGATGGCTTCCTTACTACCATTATATTTAAGAGAATTTTATAAAGAAGAACCATTATTTACTGAAAGTAAGATTGTAACTTCGCTTTATAATAATGGTTTTAAAGGTGAACTAAATAACGAACTTGCAAAAAAAGTTTGTTTTGACAAAATTAATAAAGACAAAACAACCGTATTTGAAACACCTAACCATATTAACATACTAAAAAGTGCTATTGAAAATTCAGATGCAATAGTAAAAGGTAGTGAAACATTACCTAATGAAATTGAAGACTTTATTGGAAACAATGATACAAAAGTTTTAGAATTTCAATCTGAAGAAAATTTAACAGAAGCATATTTAGAATTTTATAAAGAAAACGTTTTAGAATTAAGCGAATAA
- the glmS gene encoding glutamine--fructose-6-phosphate transaminase (isomerizing), producing the protein MCGITGYIGYRDAYPIVINGLKRLEYRGYDSAGIMMYDGEKMHLSKTKGKVSDLEVITNNDDSKKEGKIGIGHTRWATHGVPNNTNSHPHFSQSGNLVIVHNGIIENYDTIKKELISRGYSFQSDTDTEVLVNLIEEVKKNEGCKLGKAVQVALTSVIGAYAIAVFDKTKPTELIVARLGSPIAIGVGKDNEEFFVASDASPFIEYTKNAIYLEDGELAIIKKDKGIKVRKIDNDKEVDTDIQELQLNLEQIEKGGYDHFMLKEIYEQPKAITDTYRGRMLANEGVIRMAGIDDNISKFLNADRIIIIACGTSWHAGLVGEYLFEDMARIPVEVEYASEFRYRNPIITPKDVVIAISQSGETADTLAAIKLAKAKGAFVFGVCNVVGSSIARETHAGAYTHAGPEIGVASTKAFTTQITVLSLISLKLAKAKGTLSTSAVNNYLQTLQQIPSQVEKLLEIDPVVKEIASVYKDAKNCLYLGRGFNFPVALEGALKLKEISYIHAEGYPAAEMKHGPIALIDENMPVFVIATSKGHYEKVVSNIQEIKSRSGKIVAIVTEGDVTVKEIADHVIEIPDTEEAFTPLLTTIPFQLLSYHIAVMLDKNVDQPRNLAKSVTVE; encoded by the coding sequence ATGTGTGGTATAACAGGTTACATAGGCTATAGAGATGCTTATCCGATAGTAATTAATGGTTTAAAAAGACTAGAATACAGAGGGTATGATAGTGCTGGAATTATGATGTATGATGGAGAGAAAATGCATTTATCAAAAACCAAAGGTAAAGTTTCAGACTTAGAAGTAATTACCAATAATGATGACTCTAAAAAAGAAGGAAAAATAGGAATTGGACACACTCGTTGGGCAACTCACGGAGTTCCTAATAATACAAATTCTCACCCTCATTTTTCTCAATCTGGAAATTTAGTTATCGTTCATAATGGTATTATTGAAAACTATGATACTATAAAAAAAGAATTAATCTCTCGTGGATATAGCTTTCAAAGCGATACTGATACTGAAGTTTTAGTTAACTTAATTGAAGAAGTTAAAAAAAATGAAGGTTGTAAATTAGGAAAAGCGGTTCAAGTAGCATTAACAAGTGTTATTGGAGCTTATGCTATTGCTGTTTTCGATAAAACAAAACCAACCGAATTAATTGTTGCAAGACTAGGAAGCCCAATAGCGATTGGTGTTGGGAAAGATAATGAAGAGTTTTTTGTTGCTTCTGATGCTTCTCCATTTATTGAATACACCAAAAACGCTATTTACCTAGAAGATGGTGAATTAGCTATTATCAAAAAAGATAAAGGTATTAAAGTTCGTAAAATTGACAACGATAAAGAAGTTGATACCGATATACAAGAACTTCAATTAAACTTAGAGCAAATAGAAAAAGGTGGCTATGACCACTTCATGCTTAAAGAAATTTACGAGCAACCAAAAGCAATAACAGATACTTATAGAGGTAGAATGTTAGCGAATGAAGGTGTAATTCGTATGGCTGGTATTGATGATAATATTTCTAAGTTCTTAAACGCTGATAGAATTATTATTATAGCTTGTGGTACTTCATGGCATGCTGGATTAGTAGGTGAATATCTTTTTGAAGATATGGCTAGAATACCTGTAGAAGTTGAATATGCTTCAGAATTTAGATACAGAAACCCTATAATTACTCCAAAAGATGTGGTTATTGCAATTTCACAATCAGGAGAAACTGCTGACACTTTAGCCGCTATAAAATTAGCAAAAGCAAAAGGTGCTTTTGTTTTTGGTGTATGTAATGTTGTAGGTTCATCAATTGCTAGAGAAACTCATGCTGGTGCGTATACACACGCAGGGCCAGAAATAGGTGTTGCTTCAACAAAAGCATTCACTACTCAAATCACTGTGCTTTCTTTAATTTCATTAAAATTAGCAAAAGCAAAAGGAACATTATCTACTTCTGCTGTTAACAATTACTTACAAACACTACAACAAATCCCATCTCAAGTTGAAAAACTTTTAGAAATTGATCCTGTTGTCAAAGAAATTGCGTCTGTATATAAAGATGCTAAAAACTGTTTATACCTAGGTAGAGGGTTTAATTTCCCTGTTGCTTTAGAAGGTGCTTTAAAGTTAAAAGAGATTTCTTACATTCATGCTGAAGGTTACCCTGCTGCTGAGATGAAACATGGACCTATTGCTTTAATTGATGAAAATATGCCTGTTTTTGTTATAGCAACAAGTAAAGGACACTACGAAAAAGTAGTTAGTAATATTCAAGAAATAAAATCTAGAAGCGGTAAAATTGTAGCTATTGTCACTGAAGGTGATGTAACAGTTAAAGAGATTGCTGATCATGTTATCGAGATTCCAGATACTGAAGAAGCATTTACTCCTTTACTAACCACTATTCCATTTCAATTACTGTCTTATCACATAGCAGTAATGTTAGATAAGAATGTAGATCAACCTAGAAATTTAGCAAAGTCGGTTACTGTAGAGTAG
- a CDS encoding Y-family DNA polymerase: MFALVDCNNFYASCERVFNPNLLHKPVVVLSNNDGCVISRSDEAKKFIPMGAPAFKFKREFKSYNVTVLSSNYPLYGDMSERVMNILSNFTPDIEVYSIDEAFLEFKGFDKVNFNDYGTKIKQRISMWTGIPTCVGIAPTKALSKVANKIARSFPEETNGVYVIDSEEKRMKALKWMPIEKVWGIGYRLQKRLKEKGCFKALDFAELDSEWVRKNFSITEWKLQQDLRGKSVLKLEDVLNKKAIATTRSFEYTFSDLANIKERIATFAMSCSEKLRKQNSCCHMVIVSLNSNKHEKENERYRASKSIVFSHPTNSSLIISKEAVNAVETIFKKGVNYKRAGVIVTGLVPDENFQLNFFEMENPKHKPLMKVIDTVNRKFKSDAIKLASQDLKRTWKMRQEHLSPKFTTNINQIIKVK, from the coding sequence ATGTTTGCTTTAGTTGATTGTAATAATTTTTATGCTTCTTGTGAGCGGGTGTTTAATCCGAATTTACTTCATAAACCTGTGGTTGTGTTAAGTAACAATGACGGGTGCGTTATTTCACGCAGTGATGAGGCTAAAAAGTTTATTCCTATGGGAGCACCGGCTTTTAAATTTAAAAGGGAATTTAAAAGTTATAATGTTACTGTTTTGTCTTCAAATTATCCTTTGTATGGAGATATGAGTGAACGTGTAATGAATATTTTATCCAATTTTACGCCAGATATTGAGGTATATTCAATTGATGAAGCTTTTTTAGAGTTTAAAGGTTTTGATAAAGTTAATTTCAATGATTATGGGACAAAAATAAAACAACGAATTTCAATGTGGACAGGAATCCCTACCTGTGTTGGTATAGCTCCTACAAAAGCTTTGAGTAAAGTGGCTAATAAAATAGCAAGAAGTTTTCCTGAAGAAACGAATGGTGTTTATGTTATAGATTCTGAAGAGAAAAGGATGAAGGCTTTAAAATGGATGCCTATAGAAAAAGTTTGGGGAATAGGTTATCGTCTTCAAAAAAGGCTAAAAGAGAAAGGTTGTTTTAAGGCATTAGATTTTGCAGAATTAGATAGTGAATGGGTGCGAAAAAATTTTTCTATAACTGAGTGGAAGTTACAGCAAGATTTAAGAGGTAAATCTGTTTTGAAATTAGAGGATGTGTTAAATAAAAAGGCTATTGCTACTACAAGAAGTTTTGAATATACCTTTTCTGATTTGGCCAATATAAAAGAGCGTATTGCTACTTTTGCAATGTCTTGTTCTGAAAAATTACGAAAGCAAAATTCATGTTGTCATATGGTTATTGTATCTTTAAATAGTAATAAACATGAAAAAGAAAATGAAAGATATCGGGCTAGTAAGTCAATTGTTTTTTCGCATCCAACAAATTCATCTTTAATAATTAGCAAAGAGGCTGTTAACGCTGTTGAGACAATTTTTAAAAAAGGTGTAAATTATAAAAGAGCTGGCGTTATAGTTACAGGTCTAGTACCAGATGAAAATTTTCAATTAAACTTTTTTGAAATGGAGAACCCAAAACATAAACCTTTAATGAAGGTAATAGATACTGTAAATAGAAAGTTTAAATCAGATGCAATAAAATTAGCTAGTCAAGATTTAAAACGTACTTGGAAAATGCGTCAAGAACATTTGTCTCCAAAGTTTACAACGAATATTAATCAAATTATTAAAGTAAAATAA
- the hflX gene encoding GTPase HflX: protein MIETRKAISEKAVLIGIITQQQNDKQSEEYLDELEFLTSTAGGVTVKRFVQKLEKPNPKTFLGTGKLDDVKAYIETHNIGTAIFDDELSPAQLRNIEKILDCKILDRTNLILDIFANRAQTSSAKTQVELAQYQYLLPRLTKMWTHLDKQKGGIGMRGPGETEIETDRRIIRDKITLLKKKLTTIDKQMAVQRKNRGKMVRVALVGYTNVGKSTLMNVISKSDVFAENKLFATLDTTVRKVVIKNIPFLMTDTVGFIRKLPTQLVESFKSTLDEVREADLLLHVVDISHPNFEDHISSVNQILDEIDSADKPAVMVFNKIDAYTHETIDDDDLITEKTKAHYTLEDWKKTWMNDLQKESIFISALNKSNLEEFKEKTYNEVKKIHIERFPYNDFLYLE from the coding sequence ATGATAGAAACACGTAAGGCCATATCTGAAAAAGCGGTTTTAATTGGTATTATAACCCAACAGCAAAATGATAAACAATCTGAAGAATATTTAGATGAATTAGAATTTTTAACATCTACTGCTGGTGGTGTTACAGTAAAACGTTTTGTTCAAAAACTAGAAAAACCAAATCCTAAAACATTTTTAGGTACTGGAAAATTAGATGATGTAAAAGCATACATAGAAACTCATAATATTGGTACTGCTATTTTTGATGATGAACTTTCTCCTGCACAATTAAGAAATATAGAGAAGATTCTTGATTGTAAAATATTGGATAGAACAAATTTAATTTTAGACATCTTTGCAAACAGGGCACAAACCAGCTCCGCAAAAACTCAAGTAGAACTAGCTCAATATCAATACCTTTTGCCTAGGCTAACAAAAATGTGGACTCACCTTGACAAACAAAAAGGTGGTATTGGAATGCGCGGTCCTGGTGAAACTGAAATAGAAACAGATCGTCGTATAATTAGAGATAAAATTACCCTTTTAAAAAAGAAATTGACCACCATTGATAAACAAATGGCCGTTCAACGAAAAAACAGAGGTAAAATGGTTCGTGTAGCTCTAGTTGGTTATACCAACGTTGGAAAATCAACTTTAATGAATGTTATCAGTAAAAGCGATGTTTTTGCTGAAAATAAATTATTTGCAACACTTGATACAACTGTTAGAAAAGTAGTAATAAAAAACATTCCTTTTTTAATGACTGACACCGTTGGTTTTATAAGAAAGTTACCTACGCAATTAGTAGAGTCGTTTAAATCTACTCTTGACGAAGTTAGAGAAGCTGATTTATTATTACATGTTGTTGATATATCACATCCAAATTTTGAAGATCATATTTCTTCTGTTAATCAAATTTTAGATGAAATTGACAGCGCAGACAAACCTGCTGTTATGGTTTTTAATAAAATTGATGCTTATACACATGAAACAATAGATGATGATGATTTAATTACAGAAAAAACTAAAGCGCATTATACTCTTGAGGATTGGAAAAAAACTTGGATGAATGATTTACAGAAAGAAAGTATTTTTATTTCAGCACTCAATAAAAGTAATTTAGAAGAATTTAAAGAGAAAACATATAATGAAGTTAAAAAGATTCATATTGAACGCTTTCCGTATAACGATTTCTTATACTTAGAGTAG
- a CDS encoding LexA family transcriptional regulator, producing the protein MKASKALTFFSIKDLKNEGSVYIDIGISAGFPSPADDFKETRISLDEELIKNKEATFFARVSGQSMIGAGLDDNDLLVIDRSIEPTNNKIAVCFLDGEFTVKRLRVEGVNVWLQPENPDYPVIKITKENNFVIWGVVTSVIKKV; encoded by the coding sequence ATGAAAGCATCTAAAGCATTAACTTTTTTTTCTATTAAAGACTTGAAAAATGAGGGTTCAGTGTACATAGATATAGGGATTTCTGCAGGATTTCCTTCGCCCGCTGATGATTTTAAAGAGACTCGTATTTCTTTAGATGAAGAATTAATTAAGAACAAAGAAGCAACTTTTTTTGCGAGAGTTAGTGGTCAATCTATGATAGGGGCAGGATTAGATGATAATGACTTATTGGTTATTGATAGAAGTATTGAACCAACAAATAACAAAATAGCAGTATGTTTTTTAGATGGTGAATTTACTGTTAAACGATTAAGAGTTGAGGGAGTCAATGTATGGCTACAACCAGAGAATCCTGACTATCCTGTTATTAAAATAACAAAGGAAAATAATTTTGTTATATGGGGTGTGGTAACTAGCGTTATAAAAAAAGTATAA
- a CDS encoding DUF4270 family protein, translating into MVRKIGILGVSLLCLASIISCEKDLNDIGTGIVKNTKFNTNQIDLELEITPVDLEVDSNGNPSAIRADNINTAVSEYWLGVYNSKDYKTVESSFISQLGFVTDLKTLDTNPVAKDGDIDSVFILDKVILKLPYRATSKGKESDGKPKFHLDSVLGDPTIATSLKIIKNGTFLNTFDPTNPSKNNSFLSNHTYIEDEVLNEDPNFSFKPNTRDTMYVFTRSTSTGVTFKDTIKLSNKAPFITVPLKMNRMKELFWDKFNDSEFSSSQALNEYFRGIYAKVEGSNGSMVPLSLLGTSESASLEFYYTITRFEKKEGITNSVYKDTVPTKFSFPLAGVRNSKYKMSAATNSIPSNNFVIQGTTGSMANVKVLGVNLGKLKLNDPNNTILKHEAKDNNGDGYLDLKELSNIKDLANDQYGLLVNDAVLSFYINQTVNTDKNILPQKLHLYLNKDNGSGGITPTQISDTYKESNTYGGNLILSDDKPERYTFRITDYVASLFDKTSTDFAPLVLKVYNNPTDASLKNRAIDLNVESYNWNPRGVTILDENEAANGTKRAVLKISYSEKK; encoded by the coding sequence ATGGTTAGAAAAATTGGTATTTTAGGTGTAAGCTTACTTTGTTTAGCTTCTATTATCTCGTGCGAAAAAGATCTTAATGATATTGGTACTGGTATTGTTAAAAACACAAAATTTAATACAAATCAAATTGACCTGGAGCTAGAAATTACTCCAGTAGATTTAGAAGTTGATTCAAATGGTAATCCATCTGCTATTAGAGCAGACAACATTAATACAGCTGTTTCTGAGTATTGGCTAGGAGTTTATAATAGTAAAGATTATAAAACTGTAGAATCATCATTCATTAGTCAGTTAGGTTTTGTAACCGACCTTAAAACACTAGATACTAATCCCGTAGCAAAAGATGGTGATATAGATTCAGTTTTTATTTTAGACAAAGTAATATTAAAGTTACCATATAGGGCTACAAGTAAAGGGAAAGAAAGTGACGGAAAGCCTAAATTTCATTTAGATTCTGTTCTTGGAGATCCAACTATAGCTACAAGCTTAAAAATTATCAAAAACGGTACATTTTTAAATACATTTGATCCAACAAACCCGTCAAAAAACAATTCTTTTTTATCTAATCATACCTATATAGAAGATGAAGTCCTAAATGAAGACCCTAATTTTAGTTTTAAACCAAATACTAGAGATACTATGTATGTATTTACACGATCTACTAGTACTGGTGTTACATTTAAAGACACTATAAAATTAAGTAACAAAGCTCCTTTCATAACAGTTCCTTTAAAAATGAACAGAATGAAAGAACTTTTTTGGGACAAATTTAACGATAGTGAATTTTCTTCATCACAAGCTTTAAACGAATACTTTAGAGGCATCTATGCAAAAGTAGAAGGTAGTAACGGGTCAATGGTTCCATTAAGTTTATTAGGAACTAGTGAGTCAGCAAGTTTAGAGTTTTATTACACAATTACTCGTTTTGAAAAGAAAGAAGGAATAACAAATTCTGTATACAAAGACACTGTTCCAACCAAATTTTCTTTTCCTTTAGCTGGTGTTCGTAATTCTAAATACAAAATGTCTGCTGCAACTAATAGCATTCCTTCTAATAATTTTGTTATTCAAGGAACTACTGGTTCTATGGCTAATGTTAAAGTTTTAGGCGTTAATTTAGGTAAATTAAAACTTAATGACCCTAACAATACAATTTTGAAACATGAAGCAAAAGACAATAATGGTGATGGTTATTTAGATTTAAAAGAATTATCAAACATTAAAGACCTTGCTAATGATCAATATGGCTTATTAGTTAACGATGCTGTTTTATCTTTTTATATAAACCAAACTGTTAATACTGATAAAAATATTTTACCTCAAAAACTACACCTTTATCTTAATAAAGACAATGGAAGTGGAGGCATAACTCCAACACAAATTTCAGATACATATAAAGAGTCTAACACCTATGGTGGTAACTTAATTTTATCTGATGACAAACCAGAAAGATACACTTTTAGAATTACCGATTATGTAGCTAGTTTATTTGACAAAACTTCTACTGATTTCGCACCTCTTGTTTTAAAAGTTTACAACAACCCCACTGATGCTTCTCTTAAAAATAGAGCGATAGATCTTAATGTTGAGTCTTACAATTGGAACCCTAGAGGGGTTACCATTTTAGATGAAAACGAAGCTGCTAACGGAACAAAAAGAGCAGTTTTAAAAATTTCATATTCAGAAAAAAAATAA
- the panD gene encoding aspartate 1-decarboxylase — translation MLVQVVKSKIHRVKVTGADLNYIGSITIDEDLMDAAGIIEGERVQIVNNNNGERLETYAIPGPRKSGEITLNGAAARKVAKGDVLILIVYGFLELEEAKKFKPQLVFPNEETNLLN, via the coding sequence ATGTTAGTACAAGTAGTAAAATCTAAAATCCACCGTGTAAAAGTTACAGGTGCTGATTTAAATTATATAGGAAGCATAACCATTGATGAAGATTTAATGGATGCTGCAGGTATTATAGAAGGAGAACGTGTTCAGATTGTTAATAATAATAATGGTGAACGTTTGGAAACTTATGCAATACCAGGGCCAAGAAAAAGTGGAGAGATTACTCTAAATGGTGCAGCTGCAAGAAAAGTTGCTAAAGGAGATGTGTTAATTTTAATTGTGTATGGTTTTTTAGAGTTAGAAGAAGCTAAAAAATTCAAACCGCAATTAGTTTTTCCAAATGAAGAAACTAATTTACTTAATTAG
- a CDS encoding lysylphosphatidylglycerol synthase transmembrane domain-containing protein yields the protein MGGFLVWYSLSKVSIDTLFEYFKSANYWWIALGLFFGILSHLSRAYRWKFLLEPMGYKPDFGNSTMAVLVAYLVNYAVPRAGEVSRAAVMANYEKIPFEKGFGTIVAERIADLIMMLLIICITLFVQFDFIYELLTKNFSPVKIVILLSVLIIGFLIFSQFVKKANSGIGLKIKNFVTGLVEGATSIFKMKNKWAFIFHTVFIWAMYVAMFWATIPAIESLNVPFGAILIGFIAGGFSIAATNGGVGLYPIAVAGAFALFGIPEEPANAFGWIMWTAQTAMIIVFGGLAFLLLPIYNKNK from the coding sequence TTGGGAGGTTTTTTAGTTTGGTATTCATTATCTAAAGTGTCTATAGATACTTTATTTGAGTATTTTAAAAGTGCAAATTATTGGTGGATTGCTTTAGGGTTGTTTTTTGGAATATTAAGCCATTTATCTAGAGCGTATAGGTGGAAGTTTTTACTAGAGCCAATGGGTTATAAACCTGATTTTGGTAATAGTACCATGGCGGTTTTGGTTGCTTATTTAGTGAATTACGCAGTGCCAAGAGCAGGCGAGGTTTCTAGGGCTGCAGTGATGGCGAACTATGAAAAAATACCATTTGAGAAAGGTTTTGGAACTATTGTGGCTGAGAGAATAGCTGATCTAATAATGATGTTATTAATTATTTGCATTACTTTGTTTGTTCAGTTTGATTTTATTTATGAATTACTCACAAAGAATTTTTCACCAGTAAAAATTGTAATACTACTTAGTGTTTTAATAATAGGTTTTCTAATTTTTTCACAGTTTGTTAAAAAAGCAAATTCAGGAATTGGTTTAAAAATCAAGAATTTTGTTACTGGTTTGGTTGAAGGAGCTACTAGTATTTTTAAAATGAAAAATAAGTGGGCATTTATTTTTCATACTGTTTTTATTTGGGCAATGTATGTGGCTATGTTTTGGGCTACGATTCCTGCAATAGAAAGTTTAAATGTTCCGTTTGGAGCTATACTGATTGGTTTTATAGCAGGAGGATTTAGTATTGCTGCTACCAATGGAGGTGTAGGTTTATATCCTATAGCTGTAGCAGGTGCTTTTGCTTTATTTGGTATTCCTGAAGAGCCAGCAAATGCTTTTGGTTGGATTATGTGGACTGCTCAAACTGCTATGATTATTGTTTTTGGTGGATTGGCATTTTTACTATTGCCGATTTATAATAAAAACAAATAG